In Paenibacillus guangzhouensis, a single window of DNA contains:
- a CDS encoding MFS transporter: MATLFLIIIYLSFISLGLPDSLLGSAWPVMQVEYGAPFGAAGVISIIIAAGTIVSSLASGILLKRLGTGKITLISCLMTAGALLGFSFAPSIGWIMLLALPLGLGAGSVDAALNQYVALHYKAHHMSWLHCFWGVGATMGPIIMSGFIREGNIWRSGYMTVAIIQFALVVLLFVTLPLWKRMEKVHLQPAQEEQHQRTQDAGDNVPTLRLKGVKLTLMTFLFYCGAEATVGLWGSSFLVNVKDVSAASAAQWVSMYYGGITIGRFITGFVTMRVSHRALIRSGLLTALAGVYLMIMPLPDVYSLIGLMLVGLGFAPIYPCMLHATPERFGEAHTQKLMGYQMAVAYTGTTLLPPMLGWIAAQTTIALMPIFVAIYVICMLLGSERVNRIIAQRSKRVNSDVRPGAKTL, from the coding sequence GTGGCAACATTATTTTTAATTATTATTTATTTATCGTTTATCAGTCTCGGGCTACCTGACTCCTTGCTGGGCTCGGCGTGGCCTGTGATGCAAGTGGAATATGGAGCTCCGTTCGGCGCGGCAGGCGTGATCTCCATCATCATTGCCGCAGGGACCATCGTCTCTAGCCTTGCAAGCGGCATCCTCTTGAAGAGGCTCGGAACGGGCAAGATCACACTCATCAGCTGTCTTATGACGGCGGGCGCCTTATTGGGCTTCTCCTTCGCGCCTTCGATCGGATGGATCATGCTGCTCGCCTTGCCGCTCGGCCTCGGTGCAGGCTCCGTTGATGCGGCGCTCAATCAATATGTTGCGCTGCATTATAAGGCGCATCATATGAGCTGGCTGCACTGCTTCTGGGGTGTGGGCGCGACGATGGGACCGATCATCATGTCCGGATTTATCCGCGAAGGCAATATATGGCGGAGCGGGTACATGACCGTCGCAATCATTCAATTCGCGCTCGTCGTCCTGCTCTTCGTGACGCTGCCGTTATGGAAGCGGATGGAGAAGGTACATCTCCAGCCTGCACAAGAAGAGCAGCATCAACGCACTCAGGACGCTGGCGATAACGTTCCGACGCTGCGATTGAAAGGCGTGAAGCTTACCTTAATGACCTTCCTCTTCTATTGCGGCGCGGAGGCGACCGTTGGTTTGTGGGGCAGCAGCTTCCTGGTGAACGTCAAGGATGTGTCCGCAGCTTCAGCAGCGCAATGGGTATCGATGTATTACGGCGGCATTACGATCGGCCGGTTCATTACCGGCTTCGTAACGATGCGCGTAAGCCATCGCGCATTGATCCGCAGCGGCCTGTTAACAGCGCTCGCCGGCGTCTATCTGATGATCATGCCCTTGCCGGACGTCTATTCGCTCATCGGCTTGATGCTAGTAGGCTTAGGCTTTGCGCCGATCTATCCGTGCATGCTGCATGCGACGCCGGAACGGTTCGGTGAGGCCCACACGCAGAAGCTGATGGGCTATCAAATGGCCGTAGCCTACACGGGTACGACGCTGCTGCCGCCGATGCTCGGCTGGATTGCTGCACAGACGACGATTGCGCTGATGCCGATCTTCGTCGCGATCTATGTTATATGTATGCTGCTGGGCTCGGAGCGCGTCAATCGAATCATTGCACAGCGTTCGAAGCGTGTGAATTCGGATGTTCGTCCGGGTGCGAAAACCCTATAG
- a CDS encoding carbohydrate ABC transporter permease yields the protein MVKSLKLKGEGVISKLLINLMFIVYSAMCLIPVLLVLSISLTNEKSLLTDGYHLFPKEFSLIGYQYAFSGTTSILNAYKITILVTAVGSILHLLVTSMMSYAISRNEVRYRNQVAFLVFFTILFNGGLAPYYILVTKYLHLKDSLLILIIALLVSPVHVLIMRNFFKALPDSIIESARIDGSGEFMTYFRIVLPLSTPVLATIGLFISIAYWNDWFTSALFIENNKLYTLQYLLQSLMTNIQYLMSNEQASKTIEKSIGMLPGESARMAATMLSIGPIILMYPVLQRYFVKGLTLGAVKA from the coding sequence ATGGTGAAATCGTTGAAGTTGAAAGGTGAAGGCGTAATTTCGAAGCTCTTGATTAATCTCATGTTCATCGTTTATAGCGCGATGTGCCTGATTCCCGTGCTATTGGTGCTGTCCATCTCATTGACGAATGAAAAATCGCTGCTCACTGACGGCTATCATTTGTTTCCGAAGGAGTTCAGTCTGATCGGATATCAGTATGCATTTTCCGGCACGACATCTATTTTGAACGCATACAAGATCACGATTCTCGTAACGGCCGTCGGCTCTATTCTTCATTTGCTTGTCACTTCCATGATGTCCTATGCGATCTCCAGAAATGAAGTGAGGTATAGAAATCAAGTTGCATTTCTTGTATTCTTTACGATTCTGTTCAATGGGGGGCTGGCGCCTTATTATATTCTTGTAACCAAATACCTCCATTTGAAAGATTCACTGCTAATATTGATTATCGCGCTGCTCGTGTCACCCGTACATGTGCTCATTATGCGCAACTTCTTCAAAGCGCTGCCCGATTCCATTATTGAATCGGCACGGATCGACGGTTCGGGGGAATTCATGACGTACTTCCGGATTGTACTGCCTTTGTCTACCCCCGTGCTTGCGACGATCGGATTATTCATTTCCATCGCTTATTGGAATGATTGGTTCACCAGTGCGCTGTTCATCGAGAACAATAAATTGTATACGCTCCAATATTTGCTGCAGTCGCTCATGACGAATATCCAGTACTTGATGAGCAATGAGCAGGCATCCAAGACGATAGAGAAATCGATCGGCATGCTGCCGGGCGAAAGTGCCAGAATGGCTGCTACCATGTTGTCCATCGGGCCAATCATCTTGATGTATCCCGTATTGCAGCGGTATTTCGTTAAGGGGCTCACACTTGGCGCCGTCAAAGCTTAG
- a CDS encoding AraC family transcriptional regulator, giving the protein MSVPFKLQSNRLYTKLLFAFTVTVTILIIGLSVLLYRNYNTASLANENRLRTSMLNQISYSMNYMDNLAQKFMSSVIVGSHVPNLLYNRNGDKMVLDNALRNLDMLVVTNDYVHSVYTISLPLDRIASTEDGGFYSADRFYDQDVINLLQRWDSQASFTSPIARRIPKANSPTDFINVYTYILPFQKDSGKQPREAVVVNIKSNALRELIASINNKTDTAANEIIVIDSNGTVVNHTSEDMFLRNIRDEAYVQTVIASDQASGSFETKIDGQSYNIAYVSSTALNWKFISRISYQSFMLPVNAVKSSTLITSIIVLLLGYLFSLVMSKSIYSPFGKLIETVRLKSDELEQKQRDQRLPLRTHWLKELLLGNKNVNPKELLSLKADLGIKTNLAGVLRIIVFRLDHYRLFLDKYNEKERGLLKYAIANIIETSSTGKFASDVIEMDADKLVLLLESSDQADEHETADLLTLVQSIQRMVQEYLNFSISAAVSNPIASRALLSEAYADTLALSLYRMSAGHGSILTPAFRTSIRFEPSPFPEGKVKLLLDSLKLGHMDKVKKYFDEFVQGLAFVPYETMLSSYIHLMFMISSSYPSVADHNSNARISNAFHTFFSKIDYFETVEEIHQTFESLFAEIVITVDAVKHNKRKIVVDRIKKLIDEQYQDKNLNLSILAEEFQMSNVYLGRVFKESTGESVAEYITKVRMARVKHLLNESNLSTKEILEQCGWEDLNYFYTLFKKHFGVSLTQYKLLMKSGDQQETS; this is encoded by the coding sequence ATGTCCGTTCCATTCAAGTTGCAATCGAATCGATTGTATACGAAATTGCTGTTTGCTTTTACCGTGACCGTCACGATCCTGATCATCGGACTGTCCGTACTCTTGTATCGCAATTACAACACGGCTTCCCTTGCGAACGAAAACAGGCTGAGAACATCGATGCTGAATCAGATCAGCTACAGCATGAATTACATGGATAATTTGGCGCAGAAATTCATGTCATCCGTCATTGTTGGATCTCACGTTCCAAACCTCCTTTATAATCGGAATGGTGACAAGATGGTACTGGACAACGCGTTGCGGAATTTGGATATGCTCGTCGTCACGAACGATTACGTACATTCGGTTTACACCATATCTCTCCCATTAGATCGGATTGCATCGACGGAAGATGGGGGATTCTACTCCGCGGATCGTTTTTACGATCAAGACGTGATCAACCTGCTTCAGCGATGGGACAGCCAAGCGTCGTTCACGAGCCCTATTGCGCGCAGAATACCCAAAGCTAATTCGCCTACCGATTTCATCAACGTCTATACCTACATCCTGCCCTTTCAGAAAGATTCCGGGAAACAACCGCGTGAAGCGGTCGTCGTCAATATAAAATCGAATGCTCTCCGTGAGCTGATCGCTTCCATCAATAACAAAACCGATACCGCAGCGAATGAAATAATCGTCATCGATTCGAACGGAACCGTCGTCAATCATACTTCCGAAGACATGTTCCTGCGCAACATTAGGGACGAAGCATATGTGCAGACCGTCATTGCCTCCGATCAAGCATCGGGCAGCTTCGAGACGAAAATCGATGGACAATCCTATAATATTGCCTACGTGTCTTCAACTGCTCTGAATTGGAAATTCATTAGCAGAATCTCGTACCAGTCGTTCATGTTACCCGTGAATGCTGTTAAATCATCAACGCTGATTACCAGCATCATCGTGCTGCTGCTGGGATATCTCTTCTCCCTCGTCATGTCCAAATCGATTTATTCGCCGTTCGGAAAATTAATAGAAACCGTGCGGCTCAAGAGCGATGAATTGGAGCAAAAGCAGCGAGATCAACGGCTCCCGTTACGAACGCATTGGTTAAAAGAGCTGCTGCTGGGGAACAAAAATGTGAACCCTAAGGAGCTGTTATCGCTAAAGGCCGATCTCGGCATCAAGACGAATTTGGCCGGGGTCCTGCGGATCATTGTATTTCGATTGGATCATTATCGATTATTCCTCGACAAATACAATGAGAAAGAGCGCGGTCTGCTGAAATACGCCATCGCGAACATCATTGAAACGTCGTCTACCGGGAAATTTGCCAGTGACGTCATTGAAATGGACGCCGATAAACTTGTACTGCTGTTGGAATCCTCAGATCAAGCGGACGAGCATGAGACGGCAGATCTACTGACACTAGTACAAAGCATCCAACGTATGGTACAGGAATATTTGAATTTTTCGATTTCTGCCGCCGTCAGCAATCCCATCGCGTCCCGTGCTCTGCTTAGCGAGGCATATGCTGACACGCTTGCACTATCGTTGTATCGGATGAGCGCTGGGCATGGCAGCATTCTTACACCGGCATTTCGAACGTCGATTCGATTCGAACCGTCGCCTTTCCCTGAAGGAAAGGTGAAGCTGCTGCTGGATTCGCTGAAGCTCGGACATATGGATAAAGTGAAGAAGTATTTTGATGAATTTGTTCAAGGTTTAGCCTTCGTGCCGTACGAAACGATGCTGTCATCGTACATCCATCTCATGTTCATGATCAGCAGCTCCTATCCTTCCGTTGCAGATCACAACAGCAATGCTCGCATATCGAACGCATTTCATACGTTTTTTTCAAAAATCGACTACTTTGAGACCGTAGAAGAGATTCATCAGACGTTCGAATCGTTATTTGCTGAAATCGTAATAACGGTAGACGCCGTGAAACATAACAAGCGCAAAATCGTCGTGGATCGGATCAAGAAGTTGATTGATGAACAATACCAAGATAAAAACCTGAATCTAAGCATCTTGGCCGAGGAGTTTCAAATGTCGAACGTCTACTTGGGAAGAGTATTCAAAGAGTCGACAGGCGAATCCGTCGCCGAATACATAACCAAAGTTCGAATGGCCCGGGTCAAGCATTTGCTGAACGAATCCAATTTGTCGACCAAAGAGATTCTGGAGCAGTGCGGTTGGGAAGATTTAAATTATTTCTATACGCTGTTCAAGAAGCATTTCGGCGTATCACTAACCCAGTACAAATTATTGATGAAAAGCGGTGATCAACAGGAGACGAGTTAA
- a CDS encoding ABC transporter permease, which yields MNNNVSGIAAAQKGVKKSGFLGRVIFLQEMVKRWPFYLMLLPGLLYILIFNYFPMFGAVIAFKDYNPVKGVWGSEWIGFKNFEFFFKSDAAWRVTFNTIFYNLVILVLMTVLSVLFAILLQETGSKVRTGIYKSVMLLPFFLSWVVGEYLVYALLNPDQGLVNGIRASFGLDAINWYSEPVYWRFIMPLAYLLKQIGYTSVIYVAAITGISSDYYEAAEIDGASKWQKAKHITIPLLMPVVFIMLLLSLGKIFNGGLGDWGAFYNLPRESGILFSTTDVIDTYVFRSLRTVNDIGMSSAVGLYQAVVGLILVLISNYLVKKYDSDSSLF from the coding sequence ATGAATAACAACGTGTCAGGCATAGCCGCTGCACAGAAAGGAGTCAAAAAGTCCGGCTTCTTGGGCCGGGTCATTTTTCTGCAAGAAATGGTCAAGCGATGGCCGTTCTATCTCATGCTTCTCCCGGGACTGCTCTATATCCTCATATTTAATTACTTCCCGATGTTCGGAGCTGTCATTGCGTTCAAAGATTATAACCCCGTGAAAGGGGTCTGGGGGAGCGAGTGGATCGGGTTTAAAAACTTCGAGTTCTTCTTCAAATCCGATGCTGCGTGGCGAGTTACCTTCAATACGATCTTCTATAACCTCGTTATTCTGGTGCTCATGACCGTCTTATCCGTCTTGTTCGCTATCCTCTTGCAAGAAACCGGCAGCAAGGTGCGGACAGGCATCTATAAAAGCGTTATGCTGCTGCCATTTTTCTTGTCCTGGGTTGTTGGCGAGTATCTTGTATACGCATTGCTAAACCCAGATCAGGGTCTCGTCAACGGCATTCGAGCATCCTTCGGTCTCGATGCGATCAACTGGTACAGCGAACCAGTTTATTGGCGGTTTATTATGCCTTTAGCTTATTTGCTCAAGCAAATTGGATATACTTCCGTCATTTATGTAGCGGCAATAACGGGCATTTCGTCGGATTATTATGAAGCAGCAGAAATCGACGGCGCCAGCAAGTGGCAGAAGGCTAAGCATATCACCATACCGCTCTTAATGCCCGTCGTGTTCATTATGCTGCTTCTCTCACTCGGGAAAATTTTCAACGGCGGGCTTGGGGATTGGGGGGCTTTCTACAACCTTCCTCGGGAATCGGGCATCTTGTTCTCGACGACCGACGTGATTGATACGTATGTGTTCCGGTCGCTGCGCACCGTGAACGATATCGGAATGTCTTCCGCGGTAGGATTGTATCAAGCGGTTGTAGGGCTGATTCTGGTGCTGATATCCAATTATCTGGTTAAAAAATATGATTCCGACAGTTCATTGTTCTAA
- the rihC gene encoding ribonucleoside hydrolase RihC, whose product MNMKRIPIIIDTDPGIDDAVAIGVALYHEALDVKLLTTIAGNVSVDKTTNNALKLVEFFGTGTPVAKGAGQPLCIPYEDASDIHGESGMDGYEFPEPKKNIHPEHAVNAIRETIMNSEEKVTLVPIGPLTNIALFLALYPECKSRIERIVLMGGSASAGNHSPTAEYNIFADPEAAKMVFASGLDITMVGLDVTSHATLTPDNVVAIRDLNETGKMLYSMFQHYRGGSLKTGLKMHDLCAIAYIVKPELFKTQKCFVDVETAGTYTAGTTIVDLKNRYQKEPNATVCLGIDVEAFRAWAIECLAKAR is encoded by the coding sequence ATGAATATGAAGAGAATTCCAATTATTATCGATACGGATCCAGGAATTGATGATGCGGTAGCCATTGGCGTGGCCCTGTACCATGAGGCGCTTGACGTCAAGCTATTAACAACGATCGCGGGGAATGTCTCGGTGGATAAGACAACGAACAACGCGCTGAAGCTCGTTGAATTCTTCGGTACAGGTACGCCGGTAGCGAAGGGTGCAGGTCAGCCATTGTGCATTCCTTACGAGGATGCAAGCGATATTCATGGGGAGTCCGGTATGGACGGCTATGAATTTCCGGAGCCGAAGAAGAACATTCACCCAGAGCACGCGGTGAATGCGATTCGCGAGACGATCATGAACAGCGAAGAGAAAGTTACGCTCGTGCCGATCGGTCCGCTAACGAACATCGCGTTGTTCTTGGCATTGTATCCGGAATGCAAATCCCGCATTGAACGAATCGTATTAATGGGCGGCTCCGCTTCCGCTGGGAATCACAGTCCGACAGCCGAATATAACATTTTCGCCGATCCGGAAGCTGCGAAGATGGTCTTCGCATCAGGCCTTGATATTACGATGGTCGGATTGGATGTGACCAGTCATGCGACGTTAACGCCAGATAATGTGGTTGCGATTCGCGATCTGAATGAAACCGGCAAGATGCTGTATTCGATGTTCCAGCATTATCGGGGCGGCAGCTTGAAGACAGGTCTCAAAATGCACGATCTATGCGCTATCGCCTATATCGTGAAGCCGGAGTTGTTCAAGACGCAGAAATGCTTCGTTGATGTGGAGACGGCGGGAACGTATACGGCAGGCACGACCATCGTCGATTTGAAGAATCGTTATCAGAAAGAACCGAATGCAACGGTTTGTCTGGGTATTGATGTGGAAGCGTTCCGCGCTTGGGCGATCGAATGCTTAGCCAAAGCTAGATAA
- a CDS encoding LacI family DNA-binding transcriptional regulator, giving the protein MATIRDVSKLAGVSVATVSRVLNQKGYVHEDTVQKVHKAIEMLKYVPNDVARSLSKKSTKTIALFVPDITNPFFNELALAVEKVTQMYGYTTILCNTNESSKIERQYIQTLKQKYIDGFIMASNTLSEDEIEQLQVPMVAVDRISSPSVLTVSSKNREGAHLAVQALLQQGCQKIAHIRGPKGIWIAEERCQGYLDLVEDLPWFTPKLVVNGNFQLKEAIEAVNKLFHAHPDIDGIFAGNDMMAIGALRALQERGIRVPDQVQIIGYDGIPLAEMVYPELSTVSQPIYEMGMLAARILIKKIEQQPLEEVNHKLEVELIQRGTTRLKVD; this is encoded by the coding sequence ATCGCAACGATACGAGATGTCTCTAAACTCGCTGGGGTTTCGGTAGCGACGGTTTCTCGCGTCCTGAATCAGAAAGGTTACGTTCACGAAGATACCGTGCAGAAAGTCCATAAAGCGATTGAAATGCTAAAATATGTTCCCAATGACGTCGCGCGCAGTTTGTCCAAAAAATCTACCAAAACGATCGCGCTGTTCGTCCCGGATATTACGAACCCCTTCTTCAACGAGCTGGCGCTTGCGGTGGAGAAGGTAACGCAGATGTACGGGTATACAACCATTCTGTGCAATACCAATGAGTCATCCAAGATCGAGCGACAATACATTCAGACATTGAAACAAAAATATATTGATGGATTCATTATGGCGTCCAATACGTTGTCAGAGGATGAAATTGAACAGCTGCAAGTCCCGATGGTGGCCGTGGATAGAATTAGCTCGCCTTCCGTCCTTACCGTCTCTTCGAAGAACCGTGAGGGCGCCCACCTAGCTGTACAAGCCTTGCTGCAGCAGGGCTGTCAGAAAATCGCACATATTCGCGGTCCGAAGGGGATCTGGATTGCCGAGGAGCGCTGCCAAGGCTATCTCGATCTGGTCGAAGATCTGCCATGGTTCACGCCGAAGCTAGTCGTGAACGGGAACTTCCAACTGAAGGAGGCCATCGAAGCGGTCAATAAGCTGTTCCATGCCCACCCGGATATCGACGGGATCTTCGCGGGCAATGATATGATGGCGATCGGCGCACTCCGCGCACTGCAGGAGCGCGGCATCCGCGTGCCGGACCAAGTTCAGATTATTGGCTATGACGGCATTCCACTCGCGGAGATGGTCTATCCCGAGCTGTCGACCGTCTCACAGCCAATCTATGAGATGGGGATGCTCGCTGCACGCATTCTGATCAAGAAAATCGAGCAGCAGCCTTTGGAAGAAGTGAATCACAAGCTGGAGGTTGAGTTAATTCAGCGTGGAACGACGCGGTTGAAGGTAGATTAG
- a CDS encoding ROK family transcriptional regulator, protein MKHIGGNAMVIKEVNTNLVRTALKGAGEATKQQIATITGLSAMTVGTILQQLLQSSEVLEAELSASGGGRPAQRYKYNGDYAYVLTLFPYETGGRILIRSTVVNLLGTIVHEAAEEVAQVDIACFERIMDAFIANYPAIQAIGIGLPGAEWQGKIVISDYKALLGVSIVDYFKQRYGLPVIMENDVNAAVVGYCERDHVQLDEAVAYIYFPDRFPPGAGIFLNGKLFKGRRNYAGEIGAIPSGTPWGDPALHSSSERVEQVIVQLIGAICAVINPDRVVLYGSFLNQATGRQIAERCRITLPESAVPEVIVSEDFTADYLAGMVARTLSTLEPNIMLFRHES, encoded by the coding sequence GTGAAACATATCGGCGGCAACGCGATGGTCATCAAAGAAGTGAATACGAATCTCGTCCGCACGGCGTTGAAAGGCGCAGGCGAAGCAACCAAGCAGCAGATCGCAACGATTACGGGACTAAGCGCAATGACGGTAGGTACGATCCTCCAGCAGCTGCTGCAATCCTCGGAAGTGCTTGAGGCGGAGCTTAGCGCTTCGGGCGGCGGCAGGCCTGCGCAGCGTTACAAGTATAACGGGGATTATGCTTATGTGCTGACGCTGTTTCCTTATGAGACGGGAGGGCGAATCCTCATTCGAAGCACGGTCGTGAATCTTCTCGGCACGATCGTCCATGAGGCGGCGGAAGAGGTCGCGCAAGTGGATATCGCATGCTTCGAGCGGATCATGGATGCATTCATTGCGAATTATCCGGCGATTCAGGCGATCGGAATCGGTTTGCCTGGTGCGGAATGGCAAGGAAAAATCGTCATTTCGGATTATAAAGCTTTGTTAGGTGTCTCGATCGTGGATTACTTCAAGCAGCGGTATGGCTTGCCCGTCATTATGGAGAACGACGTCAACGCAGCCGTGGTGGGGTACTGCGAACGCGACCATGTTCAGCTGGATGAAGCCGTCGCATACATTTACTTCCCTGACCGGTTCCCTCCGGGCGCCGGGATCTTCCTCAACGGCAAGTTGTTCAAGGGGAGAAGGAACTATGCCGGTGAGATTGGCGCGATTCCGTCAGGGACGCCTTGGGGGGATCCTGCATTACATTCTTCTTCGGAGCGCGTGGAGCAGGTGATCGTCCAGTTGATCGGCGCCATCTGCGCGGTGATCAACCCTGACCGCGTCGTACTCTATGGGAGCTTCTTGAATCAAGCGACCGGTCGTCAAATTGCGGAGCGATGCCGCATAACGCTGCCTGAGAGCGCAGTGCCGGAAGTGATCGTATCCGAAGATTTTACAGCCGATTACTTGGCGGGGATGGTTGCGCGCACGCTCTCGACGTTAGAACCGAACATCATGTTATTCAGACACGAATCATAA
- a CDS encoding ABC transporter substrate-binding protein, with translation MQPLKKRMPSVIAGLLVLSLTIVGCGTSSEPETSPKVAENQTTQETEKKTEEPVELTFYLANSPVKDLDRIMEAANKIIKEKINATLKLVVTDWSAYPQKMNLMISSGEPFDLAFTGSWGELNYFQNASKGAYLDITNLLDKYAPVTKSRVPDSIWQGVKVNGKIYGSINYQVWGMAGAKGVQLRKDFVDKYNFDWKSAKTWNDLTPFLDAVKKGEPDIIPWEYSNQADNFADMPIIYGMDSVGDNKIPGWIRINDKDIKVFNQYETEEYKDYLKTFRNWYVNGYIKKDAATMKDYLPDRKAKRIAALYANPYPDQVDMPELGAQSFMSHAPAEDKVYSITKRFTEPFIPANSPSTALVVVGANSKHPEKAVELIELLNTDDALFHLIAFGEEGKDYKKISDKQIEMIKDMYNFNWSEWELGQSYSRMLWDQNTNVATQEKSLQMIYDADKTAAVSPVMGFVFNSEPVKTQIANVDATLKEYLYTLDSGSVDPDKYYAEFIDKLKKAGADDIIAEKQKQIDEWKAANGK, from the coding sequence ATGCAACCACTAAAAAAACGTATGCCTTCCGTTATTGCCGGCTTACTCGTTCTATCTCTGACCATCGTTGGATGCGGAACAAGCAGTGAACCGGAAACAAGCCCTAAAGTCGCAGAGAACCAGACGACGCAAGAGACAGAGAAGAAGACGGAAGAACCAGTCGAATTAACGTTCTATCTGGCCAATTCCCCAGTGAAGGATTTGGATCGCATCATGGAAGCAGCCAATAAGATTATCAAGGAAAAGATAAACGCTACCTTGAAGCTGGTTGTTACGGACTGGAGCGCTTATCCTCAAAAAATGAATCTCATGATCTCGTCGGGCGAACCGTTCGATCTTGCTTTTACTGGAAGCTGGGGAGAACTCAACTATTTTCAGAACGCATCCAAAGGGGCTTACCTCGACATAACGAATCTACTCGACAAGTATGCGCCTGTAACGAAATCCAGAGTGCCGGATAGTATTTGGCAGGGCGTGAAGGTCAATGGCAAAATATACGGATCGATTAACTATCAGGTCTGGGGTATGGCAGGAGCGAAAGGGGTACAGCTGCGCAAGGATTTCGTCGATAAATATAATTTCGACTGGAAGTCAGCTAAGACATGGAATGACTTAACGCCGTTCCTGGATGCCGTGAAGAAGGGCGAACCGGATATCATTCCTTGGGAATACAGCAATCAGGCGGATAACTTTGCCGATATGCCGATCATCTATGGCATGGACTCGGTGGGTGACAATAAGATTCCAGGCTGGATTCGGATCAACGACAAGGACATTAAGGTGTTCAACCAATATGAAACTGAGGAATACAAGGATTACTTGAAAACATTCCGGAATTGGTATGTGAACGGGTACATCAAGAAGGATGCAGCAACGATGAAGGATTATCTACCGGACCGAAAAGCGAAGCGTATTGCTGCTTTATATGCGAACCCATATCCAGACCAAGTCGACATGCCTGAGCTAGGTGCCCAGTCTTTCATGTCCCATGCGCCGGCAGAGGATAAGGTCTATAGCATTACGAAACGGTTTACCGAGCCGTTTATCCCAGCGAATAGCCCTTCAACCGCGCTCGTTGTCGTCGGTGCGAACTCGAAGCATCCGGAGAAGGCCGTCGAATTGATCGAACTGCTAAATACCGATGATGCTTTGTTCCATCTCATTGCTTTTGGCGAAGAAGGCAAGGATTACAAGAAGATTAGCGACAAACAAATTGAAATGATCAAGGATATGTACAATTTCAACTGGAGCGAATGGGAGCTCGGGCAGTCTTATAGCAGAATGTTATGGGATCAAAATACGAATGTAGCCACGCAGGAGAAATCGCTCCAAATGATCTACGACGCCGATAAGACGGCAGCGGTATCCCCTGTGATGGGCTTCGTATTTAACTCGGAGCCGGTAAAAACGCAAATCGCCAATGTCGATGCGACATTGAAGGAATATTTGTACACGCTGGATTCTGGATCAGTTGATCCTGACAAGTATTACGCGGAATTTATCGACAAACTGAAAAAAGCCGGAGCAGACGATATCATTGCCGAGAAGCAAAAGCAGATCGATGAATGGAAAGCTGCGAACGGCAAGTAA